A stretch of DNA from Methylobacterium sp. CB376:
TAATCCACCCGGACCCGACCTGCGATCTGTCCGAAAGAAGCAGAAGCGACCGGGCCGCTGAAGTTCCGCGGCCGGCGCCGATGGGTGGTGATATACGGGCGGCTCCCGGTCCTGTCAACACCGTCGTGCGACGGATTCGTGAAAACCGCTCAACTGACTGGCATAGCGGTATTTTTCGGCGCCGGCGCGCCGCGCGGCCCGTCCTTCGGGGGCGTTCTCGGCAAAAATACCGCCGAGGCGGGTGGGGCAGGGCAGGGGCGCGCCCGGCCGTCATCACGGGGCGGGACCTCTCGTGTAAGGGAGCCGCGACGCCTGCTCGCCGGAGAGACCGACCGTGCCATCCCCGTCCCATGATCCCCGCCGCTTCGCCCTCGCGCAGGAGATCGCCCGGCGCGCCGCCGAGAAGGCCCAGGCCTTCTTCGCCGCGCGGGACACGCTCGTGGTCGAGCGCAAGAGCAGCCCGCAGGACCTCGTCTCGCGGGCCGACCGGGAGGTCGAGGTGCTGATCCGGGAACTCGTCGCCGCCTCCTTCCCGGACGACGCGGTCCTGGGCGAGGAGGAGGGGCTGAGCGAGGGGCGGTCCGGTTTCGTCTGGGTGGTCGACCCGATCGACGGCACCAGCCCGTTCCTCCACGGTCAGCCGAACTGGTGCGTCTCGGTCGCCCTGGCGGGTGCCGGCGGCATCGAGGCCGGCGTGATCGCCGCGCCGGTGCTGGGCGAGACCTACGCGGCGGCGCGGGGCGCCGGGGCGACCCTGAACGGCCGGCCGCTCGCGATCGAGCCCTCGACCCGCCTGACCTCCGGCAGCGTCGCCTACGGCGCTACGGCCCGCACGCGCCCCGCCGCGGCCGGGGCCTTCGTGGAGCGCCTCTACGCGGAGGGCGGGACCCTGTTCAACAACGGGTCCGGCGCCCTGATGCTCGCCTACGTGGCGGCCGGCCGCCTCGCCGGCTACTACGATCCCGGCCTCAGCTCCTGGGACTGCTACGCGGGCCTGCTCCTCGTCGAGGAGGCGGGCGGCGCCGCCGAGTTCGACGGTGACCTCCGCCGGCGCGGCGCCCTGCGCGCCGGGTCCAAGGCCATGGTCGAGGACCTGCGCCGGCTCAGCGCCGGCCTCGACGACGCGGTCGGAACCGCATCGTGAGCCCGCCGCTCACCGCGAATCCGTCGCCGCCGGCCCGGGCGACGCTCGTGCCGCCGGCGAGCGTGGCGCTGAGGACCGGGATGATGTCGGCGCGCAGGCCGGCCTCGACCTGGCCATAGGTCGCGCGGCTCGCCCGCCCGAGCTGCGTCCGGATCGGGAGCGCCGGCAGCGTCGTGACGGAGGTGACGATCGTGCGCGCACCGTCGAGGAATTCCCGCTCGGCGGTCAGGTGCAGGAAGCCCGTCACCGTTCCTGCGAAGGCCGCGAGGGGCGCCGTGCGCGGCTGCGCCCCGGCCCGCGCCACCAGCGAGGCGAGATCGGTGCCGCGCACGCTCTGGGTCTGGGCCGCGTCGCCGGCCTCGGTGTAGCCGTCGACGCGCGTGGTCGCGTCGGTCAGCGCGGTGACCGGGCCGAGGCGCCGGCCGTCCGTCGCGCTGGCCCCGCAGGACGCCGCCGCGTCCGCCTCGCCTGCATCCGCCCCTTGGTTCCATAAGATCCCTTATGCGAATCGGGTGTGTCGGCGCAAAGGAGACTTGTCGTCCGACATCTGGTTGATGGCTTGGCCATCTCCCATTTCGGCAATGCGGATGTCGGCGTCGCTCAGGCGCCGTGCCGGATCGCACGACCGGCCTTCCCCGCCGGGCAGCACAATCGAAGGCCCAGAGCAGGCTTGCGGCTTCGGCCCGAGCGAAGCCTGCCCTAGCGGTGCACCGGCCCTTCCGACTTCGCCGTGCCCAGGATGCACAGCGACACCCCGACCACGCCCACGACCGTGCCCAGCGCCGATTGGTGGATGAAGGACCAGTAATAGCCCGGGCCGCCGACGGCGATCCCGGCGAGGGTCAGGAGCAGGCCGCGGAGGAAGACCGGCGGCTTGGCCTCCGGGAGTTTGGCGTGCGGCGTATAGGTCGGGGTGGCGTCCATGCGCGGCCTCGCGGAGCGTCCCCCGTCAACGTCCGGCGCGCGGCCCGGGGTTCCGGGCCGCGCGCCGTCACAGCAGCTGGTCGAGCGTGATCGGCAGGCTGCGCACCCGGATGCCCGTCGCGTGCCAGACCGCGTTCGCCACCGCGCCCGCCGTTCCGGTGATGCCGATCTCGCCCACCCCCTTGATCCCGAGGGCGTTGACGTGCGGGTCCGCCTCCTCGACCAGGATCGCCTCCAGGGCGGGCACGTCGGCATTCACGGGCAGGTGGTACTCGGCGAGGTTCGCGTTCATGATCCGGCCGGTGCGGGGATCGTGGACGGCCCTCTCGTGCAGGGCGAAGGACAGGCCCCAGATCATCCCGCCGTAATATTGGCTGCGCACGAGGCGCGGGTTGATCACGCGCCCCGCCGCGAAGGCGCCCACGAGCCGCGTGCAGCGCACCTGCCCGAGATCCGGATCGACCTTCACCTCCGCGAAGACGGCGCCGTGGGCGTGCATCGCGTAGGCCTCGCGCGCCGCCGGATCGCCCGCGCCCTTGCCCCGCCCCTCGACGGAGGCGCGGCCCGCCCGGGCCAGGATCTCCGTGAAGGCCTCGCCGCGGCCCTCGTCGTCGCGGCGCAGCAGCCGGCCGCCGCGGGCGACCACCCCGGCATTGCCGGCCCCGAAGAGCGGCGAGCGCTCGTCCGCGGTGGCCAGCGCGGCGAGTGCGGCGATCGCGGCGGCGCCCGCCTCGTGGATCGCCGCCCCGGCCGTCGCCGTGTGGGCGGAGCCGCCGGCGATGCCGCCGTTCGGGAGCCGGGAATCGCCCATCCGGAACGCGACGGCGTCGATGTCGAGGCCGAGGGATTCGGCGGCGATCTGGGCCAGGGCGGTCCAGGCCCCCTGCCCCATGTCGTGGGCGCCGATCTCCACCGCAGCCCCGCCATCCGCCCGGATCTCGGCGCGCGCCTCGGCCTCGAACATCAGCGCCGGGAAGGTCGCGGTCCCGAGGCCCCAGCCCACCAGGAGCCCGTCGGTGTCGCGGCGCTGCCGCGGCGCGCGCGGGCGCCCGGCCCAGCCGAAGCGCTCCGCGCCCTGCCGGTAGCACTCGCGCAGGGCCTTCGACGAGAAGGGCCGGCCGGATGCGGGCTCGCGCTCGGCGTAGTTGCGCAGGCGGAATTCCAGCGGGTCGAGCCCGCAGGCCTCGGCGAGTTCGTCGACCGCGCTCTCCAGCGCCGCGCTGCCCGTCGCCTCGCCGGGCGCACGCATGAAGAGCGGCGTGCCGGTGTCGAGGCGCAGGGCCCGATGCGTCGTCCTGAGGGCGGGCGTCGCGTAGAGCGTGTGCGACACGCCGCCCGCCGGCTCGATGAAGTCGTCGAAGCGGCTGGTCGCGGTCAGCGTGCCGTGGTCGAGGGCGGTGAGCCGGCCCTCGGCATCGGCGCCGAGCCGCAGCCGCTGGCGGGTGGGCGCGCGGTGCCCGACCGGCCCGTACATCTGATCGCGGCGCAGCACCAGCTTGACCGGCCGCCCGGCGAGGCGGGCCGCCATGATGCCGAGCACCTGCGGCCCGGAAATCATGCCCTTCGAGCCGAAGCCGCCGCCGAGGAAGGGGCTCCGGATGTGGACGTCGTCGGGCGCGATGCCGAACAGGCCGGCGATCCGCCCCTGGGCCATCGCCATGCCCTGGCTCGGCGTGTCGAGGGTCAGGCGGTCCCCGTCCCAGGACACCACCACGGCGTGGGGCTCCATGGCGTTGTGGTACTGCGCAGGCGTCTCGTAGGTCGCGTCGATCCGCGCGGTCGCCCGGGCGAGGCCGTCCTCGACGTCTCCGACCGCGAGGTCGGCCGGCTCCCCGACCCCGACCGCGGGCGGCGCGAAGGCAGGCCCGGCGTCGAGCCCGATCGCGGGCGGCTCGCTCTCGTAGGTCGGGGCGAGCAGCGCGGCGCCCTCGGTCGCCGCCTCCAGCGTCTCGGCGATCACCACGGCGATCGGCTGGCCGGGATAGCGCACCTCCGGGCCCTGGAGCAGGTCGAGCCGGAAGGTGAAGGGGTCGTGCTTCTCGTCGGGGTCCTGCGCCAGGGGCGGCGCGTTCTCGGGCGTCATCACCGCGACGACCCCCGGATGCGCCAGGGCGGCCGGCGCGTCGAGGCCCGCGACGCGCCCGCGGGCGATGCTGCTCGTCGCGAGCACGGCGTGGAGCAGGCCCTCCGGGTGGTGGTCCGCCGCGTAGCGCGCGGCCCCCGTCACCTTGAGGGTCCCGTCGCGCCGCGTCAGGGGCTGGCCGAGATTCGAGCCGTGGCGGAGGCGGGCGGGCTCAGGCATGGGCGTGCTCTCCGGGGGCGGGGGCGAAGACCGAGGCCGGCAGGGCCGGCAGGCGCTCCGGCGTGCCGGCGGCCGCGCGGGCGAGCGCCCGGGCGACGAGGCGCCGCGCGAGCGGGATCTTGAACGCGTTGTCGCCCGAGGGGACCGCCCCGGAGAGCGCGGCCTCGCCCGCGCGGGCGAAGACTTCCGGCCCGGGAGCCGCGCCGGCGAGGAGCGCCTCCGCCTCGCGCGCGCGCCAGGGCTTCGCCGCCACCCCGCCGAGGGCCAGGCGCGCCTCCGCGATCCGCTCTCCGTCGAACCGCAGGGACGCCGCCGCCGACACCGACGCGAAGGCGTAGGACGTGCGCTCGCGCAGCTTGAGGTAGCGCGAGTGGCCCGCGAAGGCGGCGGCCGAGGGCGGAAGCCGGAGGGCGACCACGAGCTCGCCCGGAGCCAGCAGCGTCTCCCGCTCCGGGTGATTGCCGGGCAGGAGGTGGAAGCCGTCGAGGGGCAGGTCGCGCCGCCCCTGCGGGCCCTCCACCTCCGCGACCGCGTCGAGGGCGACCAGGGGCACGCAGAAATCGGACGGGTGAGTGGCGATGCAATGCGCGCTCCAGCCGAGCACCGCGTGCGCGCGGGTCTCGCCCCCGCGCGCGTCGCAGCCCGCGCCCGGGACGCGCCGGTTGCAGGCGCTCGCCGGGTCGTAGAAGTAGGGGCAGCGCGTGCGCTGCAGGACGTTGCCGGCCGCGGTGGCGGCGTTGCGCAGCTGCGCGGAGGCGCCCGACAGCAACGCCTCGGCCACGGCCGGACAGGCGCGGGCGAAGTCCGGGTCGGCGGCGAGGTCGGCGTTGCGCACCAGCGCACCGATGCGGAGGGAACCGTCGGGCAGGGTCTCGATCCGGTCGAGACCGGGCAGCCGCGTGAGGTCGACGAGCCGCGTCGGGCGCTCGATCCCTCCCTTCATCAGGTCGACGAGGTTGGTGCCGCCGGCGAGGAAGGCGGAGCCCGCCCCGGCGCCGGCCGCCACCGCCTCCGCGATCGTGGCCGGGCGAAGGTACTCGAACCGGTTCATGCCGCCTCTCCCCGGCCCTGCTTCTCCGCTCTGGCGAGGCGCGCCCGCGCGTCGCGCACCGCCTCGGTGATCCCCGCATAGGCGCCGCAGCGGCAGAGATTGCCGCTCATGCCCTCGCGGATGCGCTCGGGATCGTCCCCCGCCAGCCCCTCGCGGATCAGCCCGATCGCCGACATGATCTGCCCCGGGGTGCAGTAGCCGCATTGCAGCGCGTCGTGGTCGAGGAAGGCCTCCTGCACCGGATGGAGCGCCCCGTCCCGCGCCACGCCCTCGATCGTCACGACCTCGGCGCCGTCGAGGCTGACCGCGAGCGCCAGGCAGGCATTCACGCGCCGCCCGTCGACCAGCACCGTGCAGGCGCCGCACTGGCCGCGGTCGCAGCCCTTCTTGGTGCCCGTGAGGGCGAGCCGCTCGCGCAGGAGGTCGAGGAGCGTCACCCGCGCATCCTCCAGGACGAGCGCGCGCGCGTCGCCGTTCACCGTGAGTGTGATCGGTATGGTCATGCCGGCTTCCTGTTCGGAACCCTTACACTAGGTGCCGCGGCGGGGCCGGCCAGCCCCGCTCGTCCCCGGCCCCGCTCCCGCGACACCGTGTCGGCCGGTCCTCGACCATTCCGGCCGCCGCGGCGCCGGCGGGAAGACCAGTTCAGACCCCGCGCGCCGCCCGCTCGCGCCGGACCGCGCAAGGTGGCGACCGGGGGCAATGCTCCGGCACGGCGTCGCTCCACTGCATGGTCGGAATCCTGACAGTCAACGCGGCCGGCTTGCCTTTGCGGACGGCCCATGCCACGCCCCGCGAAGGCATCGCTCGGCTTGGTCGCGGTCCGTCGATCTTTGGGGTGAGCCCGCGAGACTTGCGAGCGGCGACGGCGGGAGTTCCGGTTGAGTGAGCGTGAGGAGCCGGCCGCCGTCGCGGCCGAGCGGGTGACGGAGCTGGAGGCCGAACTGGCGCGGCTGCGCCGCTCCCTCGACGAGGCGACCCGGCGCGCCGCGGCGGAGACGCCGACGAGCCATGCCGGGCACGAGCGGGAACTGGCGGAGGCGAGGGCCGAACTCGCCCTCGCCCAGGCCCGGCTCGCCGAGCTCGAACAGTCCAATGCCGGTCTCCACGCCGAGCGGCTGAGTCTGACGGCGAGCGAGGCGCGCTACAGACTCGCGGTCGAGAGCGCCCGCGACTACGCGATCTTCACCACGGACCTCACCGGCCGCATCACCGGCTGGAACACCGGGGCGGAGGGCCTGCTCGGCTGGAGCGAGGCCGAGGCCCTGGGGCAACCGCTCAACCTCATCTTCACGCCCGACGACGACCGCGCCGCCATCGCGGAGGCGGAGATGCGCCTCGCCGTCACCGAGGGCCGGGCCGAGGACGACCGCTGGCACCAGAGGCGCGACGGCAGCCGGTTCTGGGCCAACGGGGTCATGATGCCGCTGCGCGACGACGCGGGCGCGCTCGCGGGCTTCCTGAAGATCCTCCGCGATCGGACGGCGCAGAAGAAGGCCGAGGAGCACCAGGCGCTGCTGCTGAACGAGCTGAACCACCGGGTGAAGAACACGCTCGCCACCGTCCAGGCCTTCACCACCCAGACCCTGCGCAGCGCCGCCTCCCTGGCGGAGGCCCGAGAGGCGATCACCGCCCGCCTGATCGCCCTGTCCAAGGCGCACGACGTGCTGACGGACGAGAACTGGCAGGGGGCGGACCTCGCCCAGATCGTCGCGGACGCCCTGCGCCTGCACGGCGACGGCCAGCGCTGCCGCTGGCAGGGCAATCCGATCCGGGTCTCCGCGCGGATCGCGCTCGCCCTCGCGATGGTGCTGCACGAACTCGCCACCAACGCGACCAAGTACGGCGCGCTCTCGAACGCCCACGGGACCGTGGCGGTGACGTGGCGCATCGCCGAGGAGGACGGGGAGCCGCGCCGCGCGCCGCGCCTGAGCCTTCACCTGCGCTGGGAGGAGCGCGGCGGCCCGCCCGTCCTGCCGCCGACGCGCCAGGGCTTCGGCTCGCGGATGATCGAGCGCGGCGTCGGCAGCGAACTCGGGGGCACGGTGCGGCTCGCCTACCCGCCGGAGGGCGTCGTCTGCGACCTTCACCTGCCGCTGGAGATGGGCTGATCCGCCGTCCGGACGCTCAATTCCGGACAGCGGATGACACGCCCGCGCGGCGCTTGAGCGACGCCGACATCCGCGTGACGACGCAATCCGTCGGGTGTCGTGTGACGCCCCTCAGGGCAGGCGCGCCCGCCCGAGTCCGTCCCCCGCCCCGTCCGGGACCGACAGGTAGGTGAGCCGGTCCGGTCCGGGCGCGGCCTCGCGCAGGCGCTCGAGGCCGCGACGGATGTCCCGCCGCCCCGCGGCCCAGCGGTCGCGGATCGAGGATGGGGAGAAGTCGAGGGTCTTGGCCGAGACCTCGTCGGGTCCGCCCTGATAGGCGAGATGCAGCAGGGTGGCCCGGGCGCCGTCGGGCTCCAGCCGGGCATGCAGCGCGTAGTCCCGCCGCAGCGCGGCCACGCTGCGCCGCGTCGCGCTCGCGAAGATGAGGTCGTGCGCCCGCTCCAGCACGGCGTCGAGGCTGCGCGGGCGCGGCGCCCGCAGGCTGAACAGCTCGGCCGCGATGCAGAGGAGGTCCCGCTCCGGCGGATCCGCCAGCACCAGGTCGAGCGGCACGTTGTTGGTGTAGCCCGCGTCGCAGTAGAGGCGCCCGGCGATCTCCACCGGCGGGAAGGCCGGGATGATCGAGGCGCTCGCCAGGATGTGGTCCGGCCCGATGCCCCCATCCGCCGTGTCGAACCGCACCTCGTCGCCGGTCTCGACATCGACCGCGGTGACCGTCAGCCGGGTGTCGCCCCGGTTCAGGCGGTCGAAATCGACAAGCCGCGTCAGGGTCGCGCGCAGCGGCGCGAGATCGTAGAGGGCGACGTCGTTCGGCATCCAGGGCAGGGCCGACCACAGGCCCGGGAAGCGCTGGCGGAAGAGCGAGGGCCGGCCGGCCAGGGCCGCGAGCGCGGAGTGGAGGCCGTTATAGGTCTGGCGCAGCTTGGTGGCGCCGGTGGGTTCGCGCAGCGAGTGGACGGCCGCCTCGGCCCAGAATTCCCGCAGGCGGTCGAGGCGGGCCTCGGGCGGGTTGCCGACCAGGAGCGCGCCCGTCACCGCGCCGATCGAGGCCCCGACGATGCGGCGCGGCCGGATCTCCTCGGCGATGAGGTGCTCGCAGATGCCCGCCAGGTAGGCGCCGAGGGCGTTGCCGCCGCCCAGAACCAGGGCGACGTCTTGCGGCAGGGTTCGAGAGGGTGACGGCAAGGCGGGATCCGGGCTGAGGGCGTGTCCGGCTCAATGTCGCGGTTTCGGGCCGGTTCCCCTTCGGGAGCCGGCGGGTGCGGCGCCTCCCGCGCGCTTTCGCCGCGCATCCGCCCGCCCGTCCGGACGTTGCCGCCGCGGTCGTCGAGAGGGGCAGAGGCATGTCGCAGCCGGGTGAGCCGCCGGTCCCGGGTCGGGTCTACGAGATCCCGCCGCGCTCGGGGGTCGCCTTCGCGCTCGACCGCGGGCAGCGCCTCACCGTGATCGATCCGCAGGGGGAGCAGGTCGCGGACCTCCTGGCCTTCCGCCGCGGCGACGTGGAGGAGGTGATCTCCTCGGGGCGCACCATCGACTATGTCGGGCGCATCTTCCTGAGCACGGGCGACCCGCTCTACTCGAACCGGAGCGCCGTGCTCCTGCGCATCGTCGAGGACACGGTCGGCCGGCACGATTTCCTGCTGACGCCCTGCTCGGCCGACACGTTCCGCATCATCTACGGCGACGCGCACCCGCATCACGGCTGCTTCGGCAACCTCGCCCGGGCGCTCGCGCCCTACGGGGTGACGCCCGACCGGATCCCGGTCGCGTTCAACGTCTTCATGCACGTCACCGTGGACGGGGCGAGCGGCGCGATCGCCGTCAGGCCACCGCTCAGCCGCGCCGGCGACCGGGTCGTGTTCGCGGCCGAGGCCGATCTGGTGATCGGGCTCACCGCCTGCTCGGCGCTGCAATCGAACAACTACGCCTTCAAGCCGATCCACTACCGGGTGGATGCTGCCTGATTCCGCGGTGATCGCCCGACCGGGGGCAGGAACAACCCCTACCCGACGAGGTTGTCCCGCCGCCGTGGATGCGTCGCGCGCGATTCTTTCACCGCGTTCTGTTTTCGGCACCCGCCGCGCCAGCGCGCGGCGACGCCGTCGACGGCTCCCTCACCCTGGAAAACCTTGTCCTGCGTGCCATGACCTTTCCCGAGGATGATGCCGACCACCCCCTGGCCAACCGCTTCAGGGCCTTCCTGCGCCGCCCGGCCTTCCCCTGCGTCGGCGCGAAATCCGCCCTGCAGCGCGGGCAACTGCGGCTCGTGGTGGCGGGCGACCTCGCGGCGGGGCGCGACGACGACCGGATCTACCCGGCGCTGCTCGCCTTCGTGGCGCGCACCCGCGAGGCGCCCGGGCTGTTCCAGAGCTTCGCGGTGCTGTTCGAGGGGCCGACCTCCCTGACCGAGGAGGCTTTCGAGACGCATCTCTGGGCGCGCATCCAGGCCCTCTCGGACCGGGACAGCCGGGTCGGCCTGCCCTACGACCCGCGCGTGCGCGCGGACCCGGACGACCCGCACTTCGCCCTGAGCCTCGGGGGCGAGGCCTTCTTCGTGGTCGGGCTGCATCCCGGCGCGAGCCGGCCGGCCCGGCGCTTCGAGGCGCCGGCGCTGGTGTTCAACCTGCGGGAGCAGTTCGTGCGATTGCGCGCGGAGGGGCGCTACGAGAGCCTGCGCGCCGCGATCCTGGACCGGGACCTGGCCTGGACGGGCTCGATCAACCCGATGCTGGCGCGGCACGGCGAGACCTCGGAGGCGCGCCAGTACAGCGGGCGGCTGGTCGGCGAGGCCTGG
This window harbors:
- a CDS encoding inositol monophosphatase family protein, which encodes MPSPSHDPRRFALAQEIARRAAEKAQAFFAARDTLVVERKSSPQDLVSRADREVEVLIRELVAASFPDDAVLGEEEGLSEGRSGFVWVVDPIDGTSPFLHGQPNWCVSVALAGAGGIEAGVIAAPVLGETYAAARGAGATLNGRPLAIEPSTRLTSGSVAYGATARTRPAAAGAFVERLYAEGGTLFNNGSGALMLAYVAAGRLAGYYDPGLSSWDCYAGLLLVEEAGGAAEFDGDLRRRGALRAGSKAMVEDLRRLSAGLDDAVGTAS
- a CDS encoding autotransporter domain-containing protein: MLWNQGADAGEADAAASCGASATDGRRLGPVTALTDATTRVDGYTEAGDAAQTQSVRGTDLASLVARAGAQPRTAPLAAFAGTVTGFLHLTAEREFLDGARTIVTSVTTLPALPIRTQLGRASRATYGQVEAGLRADIIPVLSATLAGGTSVARAGGDGFAVSGGLTMRFRPRRRGRR
- a CDS encoding xanthine dehydrogenase family protein molybdopterin-binding subunit; this encodes MPEPARLRHGSNLGQPLTRRDGTLKVTGAARYAADHHPEGLLHAVLATSSIARGRVAGLDAPAALAHPGVVAVMTPENAPPLAQDPDEKHDPFTFRLDLLQGPEVRYPGQPIAVVIAETLEAATEGAALLAPTYESEPPAIGLDAGPAFAPPAVGVGEPADLAVGDVEDGLARATARIDATYETPAQYHNAMEPHAVVVSWDGDRLTLDTPSQGMAMAQGRIAGLFGIAPDDVHIRSPFLGGGFGSKGMISGPQVLGIMAARLAGRPVKLVLRRDQMYGPVGHRAPTRQRLRLGADAEGRLTALDHGTLTATSRFDDFIEPAGGVSHTLYATPALRTTHRALRLDTGTPLFMRAPGEATGSAALESAVDELAEACGLDPLEFRLRNYAEREPASGRPFSSKALRECYRQGAERFGWAGRPRAPRQRRDTDGLLVGWGLGTATFPALMFEAEARAEIRADGGAAVEIGAHDMGQGAWTALAQIAAESLGLDIDAVAFRMGDSRLPNGGIAGGSAHTATAGAAIHEAGAAAIAALAALATADERSPLFGAGNAGVVARGGRLLRRDDEGRGEAFTEILARAGRASVEGRGKGAGDPAAREAYAMHAHGAVFAEVKVDPDLGQVRCTRLVGAFAAGRVINPRLVRSQYYGGMIWGLSFALHERAVHDPRTGRIMNANLAEYHLPVNADVPALEAILVEEADPHVNALGIKGVGEIGITGTAGAVANAVWHATGIRVRSLPITLDQLL
- a CDS encoding FAD binding domain-containing protein — protein: MNRFEYLRPATIAEAVAAGAGAGSAFLAGGTNLVDLMKGGIERPTRLVDLTRLPGLDRIETLPDGSLRIGALVRNADLAADPDFARACPAVAEALLSGASAQLRNAATAAGNVLQRTRCPYFYDPASACNRRVPGAGCDARGGETRAHAVLGWSAHCIATHPSDFCVPLVALDAVAEVEGPQGRRDLPLDGFHLLPGNHPERETLLAPGELVVALRLPPSAAAFAGHSRYLKLRERTSYAFASVSAAASLRFDGERIAEARLALGGVAAKPWRAREAEALLAGAAPGPEVFARAGEAALSGAVPSGDNAFKIPLARRLVARALARAAAGTPERLPALPASVFAPAPGEHAHA
- a CDS encoding (2Fe-2S)-binding protein; this translates as MTIPITLTVNGDARALVLEDARVTLLDLLRERLALTGTKKGCDRGQCGACTVLVDGRRVNACLALAVSLDGAEVVTIEGVARDGALHPVQEAFLDHDALQCGYCTPGQIMSAIGLIREGLAGDDPERIREGMSGNLCRCGAYAGITEAVRDARARLARAEKQGRGEAA
- a CDS encoding sensor histidine kinase, whose product is MSEREEPAAVAAERVTELEAELARLRRSLDEATRRAAAETPTSHAGHERELAEARAELALAQARLAELEQSNAGLHAERLSLTASEARYRLAVESARDYAIFTTDLTGRITGWNTGAEGLLGWSEAEALGQPLNLIFTPDDDRAAIAEAEMRLAVTEGRAEDDRWHQRRDGSRFWANGVMMPLRDDAGALAGFLKILRDRTAQKKAEEHQALLLNELNHRVKNTLATVQAFTTQTLRSAASLAEAREAITARLIALSKAHDVLTDENWQGADLAQIVADALRLHGDGQRCRWQGNPIRVSARIALALAMVLHELATNATKYGALSNAHGTVAVTWRIAEEDGEPRRAPRLSLHLRWEERGGPPVLPPTRQGFGSRMIERGVGSELGGTVRLAYPPEGVVCDLHLPLEMG
- a CDS encoding patatin-like phospholipase family protein yields the protein MPSPSRTLPQDVALVLGGGNALGAYLAGICEHLIAEEIRPRRIVGASIGAVTGALLVGNPPEARLDRLREFWAEAAVHSLREPTGATKLRQTYNGLHSALAALAGRPSLFRQRFPGLWSALPWMPNDVALYDLAPLRATLTRLVDFDRLNRGDTRLTVTAVDVETGDEVRFDTADGGIGPDHILASASIIPAFPPVEIAGRLYCDAGYTNNVPLDLVLADPPERDLLCIAAELFSLRAPRPRSLDAVLERAHDLIFASATRRSVAALRRDYALHARLEPDGARATLLHLAYQGGPDEVSAKTLDFSPSSIRDRWAAGRRDIRRGLERLREAAPGPDRLTYLSVPDGAGDGLGRARLP
- a CDS encoding DUF1989 domain-containing protein; amino-acid sequence: MSQPGEPPVPGRVYEIPPRSGVAFALDRGQRLTVIDPQGEQVADLLAFRRGDVEEVISSGRTIDYVGRIFLSTGDPLYSNRSAVLLRIVEDTVGRHDFLLTPCSADTFRIIYGDAHPHHGCFGNLARALAPYGVTPDRIPVAFNVFMHVTVDGASGAIAVRPPLSRAGDRVVFAAEADLVIGLTACSALQSNNYAFKPIHYRVDAA
- the gntA gene encoding guanitoxin biosynthesis heme-dependent pre-guanitoxin N-hydroxylase GntA — protein: MTFPEDDADHPLANRFRAFLRRPAFPCVGAKSALQRGQLRLVVAGDLAAGRDDDRIYPALLAFVARTREAPGLFQSFAVLFEGPTSLTEEAFETHLWARIQALSDRDSRVGLPYDPRVRADPDDPHFALSLGGEAFFVVGLHPGASRPARRFEAPALVFNLREQFVRLRAEGRYESLRAAILDRDLAWTGSINPMLARHGETSEARQYSGRLVGEAWTCPFRRRETAPRGDPDQVARDLRAGAFLAPPRARTEQL